taaatCATAATATATAATGAACTGTATGCTTTTAAACTATTGAACAACAATAAATGCATTATTTCCCCattcgtcattttacgtcagtAAACCACATTTATAACACAGTACTTAGCTGAATGCTCAATTCAGTAAAACACTAAATTCACACATTCTGAGCTAAGTGCAATATCAACATCTTACAATACTCTCATGTCACTCCGATTGGTTCTTTTAATAATAGCATGCCCTCATGTTAGCTAGCAATATGGTAAGCTAATGTGCACATTGAGACAACAGAAACTCACCGGAGGTTTCGGCAGGAAAACACAGTGAAGAACAACAGAAAAGCGTCCCCCACAATGCTGATTAGAATTGACTAGATATCTTACTGTTTTTTCGATTTATTTCCACCAGATGAACTAGAGCTTTCTTCTAATGCAACTCGCTACAAATGGAAAATTCCTAATGATGAACGTAAAAACAGCGCTAGCGCGCCCTCTACTGGCATCATGTAATTTGACACTCGACTAGTTAACCCTTTAGTGACAGCATATTCTATATGGGTTACAGCtccaatgacgttttttgtacatcctgacatgctacataagtgtaccaagtttcgtgagtctacgtttaACGTATTGCAGTGGCAAAATTTCTGATATATGGGAAAATCTATAAGTTTTGTAGGGGGGGGTGTTTATTATTGGAAGTTGTGAATTGATTCAGAATCTAAGAAGATAGAAATCACAATTTATACATGAAACGATTTTTTTCTAACACCTCTAATTACCAGTAACATGACTATTAAGTCTAATATCTACAACCTCCTGGTTGATAAGAAATGGTTTATGTGTCTCTTACCTGAGGAAGATGCCTTTGATATTTGGAGTGCCTTCAAATGCTGAAGCAGGAACACTAGAGATGTGGTTACTTTGCAGGTAAAGGTACTCCAGAGACTCAGGCAGGTCAGAGGGAATATGTGACAGCTGGTTGCCAGACAGGTCCAGCGTCTAAAATTACAAGGTCCACAATGAAACATTTTTTCAGTGATCTATGTGATAAATGGTTGTAAACTGAGAAGACTTATACAAAAAATGCTTTATATGTTTAACTAATATCCTTTTTCACTGCAGGAACAAATCTAAACCATTGCCATAGGTTCTGCTTTTGCTTCCACAGTTTTTTGTCTGCTTTGGGTGCAAGTATTACAAACTCACTTCAGTACTTTGTGACAAAGCAGTGTGGCTGGTTAATTGACTCACTTGCAGTAACTGTATATGCTGAGATTGTTTAGCACTGCAAACCTGTACACTCTCCTCGACCTGAATTGACTTGGATGCTTGTAAATACAGCTACACTACATACTCGCTGCATTTGGCACTTCCTGTACATGATACACTTCTGCCCATACTAAAAGAAACAGAGGAAGGATAATGAAGCATAAATTACTTTACTACCACGTAATACCAATACATTCTTTTAGTGTGCCCTCTACTCTTGTGGCCTATAAAGTGGCCTAAAACAGCTAATACTCAAAGAACATTTGATATATTTAGAGGTCCAAGTAAATACAAAGGTAACATTACACTTCCTGGCAATAAaatatatgcatacatatatcTGAAATGATTTGTAAAACACAGTGCAAGGAAGAACCCCATAGTAAAGCATCACAACAATCCAGGTTGCAAGTTCCTGCATTGGACAAGAGTTACACAATCTGCAGTGACAAAATCTTGCAGTAATATCGTTTCTTCCTCCCCCAACCACTCACTGTGAGCGCACTGAGCTCCATCCAGGCTCCCTGGTAGGCTGAATTCAATTTCAGCTGGTTGTCGCTCAAGATGAGCTTTCGTAGCTTCTCCATGCCCATCAGTGCACCTTCTGGTATGGAGTTCAAGTGGTTGTTCTTGATTTCAAGCACCTGCAGGCTGCGTGGAAGGCCAAGGGGCATCAAATGAAGGCTGTTCCCTGAAAGATCCAGGGTTTCCAGAACACGCAGCTTCCTGAACGCCTCACGGTGCAGCTTGGGGCTTGTCAGCTTGTTGTAGCTGAGGTTGAGTTCGGTCAGGGTGTACAGCAGGGCCAGGTCATTACGGCCAATTTCGGTAATAAGGTTGTGTAGCATCATTAGTGTCTTGGCCCGCTTAGGCAAGCCCCTGGGAATCCGCTCTAGCAAGTTGTTGTACATGTGAAGAGTGTGCAATTTCTTCAAGCCCTAGTGAAAATGCAAATGTAGAAGGTCAAATTTGTCAGATGCTGACAGCAAAGCAGTTCATGATATGCAGAACATATAATCTCTTCCATTCTGTTCCTACAAGAGTTATGGTTAATTAAAATACAATCTGAAATGTCCAAGTTTTTACACAACTCAGCTATCATGTAAAAGACccaaaataatatgaaatttaaaagaaatataccTGGAAGGCAGTCGGGTGGATGGAACGTGAGCGCAGCTTGTTATTGTGAAGAAGCAGGTACTCAAGGTTTCGGACAGAAGTTAGAGCGTCTCCAGGGATGCTACGGATGGAGTTCTTCTCCAGGTGTAGCAGCACTAGATTGCGAGGCAGACCCTTGGGTACGACGCTCAGGTTGTTATTTGACAAGTCTAGACACTCCAGGCTGCTCAGTTGGCTGCCAGGGGAAGAGATAAAGTCATCAGATCAGTTCTGTCTGATTTTTGTCTGATGCTGCACCACAATAATTCCTATAGTCTTTGTTAAGTGATGCTCTTGTCATGTACACacttaaaaacacataaatcaAGGATTTTCTTCTTTAACACTTGGCAATAGCATCAATATGTTAGAATATGTTAACCCCTAGGGGTTTGTCCACCTGAAAGTCTCATTGTCCATGCCCTCATTGCTGATAAGGTTGTTCTGGAGATACAGCTCTCTGAGGTTTGGTAAGTTGTCAAAGGCCCCCGCTGGGATTTTCTCCAGCTTGTTACTCTGTAACAACAAGACCCATCCTTATGCTATCATAATTTACCATAATTATGAATATGAAGAAACAAGATGTATATCATTCACCAGAGCATGTCAGCGGAGCGCAAGCAAGAGGGGAGCGCGAGGATTTGTGATGGAGGGCAGAGCAAATTTTCAAAATGTTGTGGCTTCACCTTATTTCCCGCTCCAATTTTGCTCCAGTACCTCTGACAccatgggccctatcttgcactcggcgcaattgcctttgtacaccgacgcatgtatcattcctattttgcacccgacgcacagcggacttttccctccacagacgcacatcggtaaattagggaatgtatttgcgctcctgggggcggttcagcgaaaagaggaggtgtgttccggcgcaaacgttactttgtgctattctgcagtttcagaaaacaattccgccactgaccaggaaaaacctggtctaaagtcagtggcgctagtctaaagtcagtagcgcgttattcagatgctattttaggggcgcatgcttggccataatgtagcgtgtgcacaacgcgcatacacttctctcatctaaatggatgcagcagttcccatttttgcaaaccatacataattacaaaggaaaatattactgaaaatgcgcttcaggtgtttggataggtcagatAGGTcttcgcagcattctttgtggcttgttgtgttttacacaacatttccatgaatcatggatgtgttgatgacataaatgaggaaatattagaggacttaaggagacgtgatgttgaactacggcgggatctggtccgggagtaatgcgcgatgcgctcctgatggagcgggtggacggagatggagtgggggaaaggaaggggcacaacaggtgcaggtggtgcgtttggaggcccacgctccatggctgcagcaatcctctccagacttgaggagatgccgcccgagtggccgcagcaacatcgccactcggccaagacgggcatttattactttgccgcatctcgcacggcagctcccgctggcgtcgccaggcaaatccgccgtcataatagcaatccgccatggaacaacgcgccctgctcttaaagggaatgtgagatgacgctctgattggtttattgcacgttacgcccaaaccacacctagctacttcagaccaacccattttagatttgcgtcgggcgcaagagtcatttatcccgccggtaaaatagcaacagcggccaagatccgcccacaaagctacttgcgttttgcgtttcatacttgcgtttcagatcgttaaaatagggccccatgAGTTCAAAGCATGCCCAAGCCCTATGTTACTGCAGCACAATCCATGCAGATGGACGGCGCCTGCCCTCCCTCCACAACCTCCGACTGATTTTTTGCTGGCGGACAGGCCTGGATTGGCTAATTGGGAGCACTGGGAGAATTCCCTGTGGGCCGGTCTGTATTTTTTGGTTGTGATGGCCGGCGTTGTTCAGTCATGGATTtgggttgaaatcatagttAAAATATATCATGGATGCGGTCCCTAGGCGGCAAGCTCGCAGTAGCAAAACATGTCATATTGGAGGATTTTccaatactggtatcggtatcggaagaTCTCTATGAATCAAACTTTTTCTTGTAGCTCCTCAGCAGCAGCCACTAGTCCAGTAAAAGAATTAGAACTAACATTAATGAAGAGTATGGTGCTCTATATAAAAAATTCCCTgtgataattaatgatgccagatgattcaGCACTACATTAATGAATATGACTTGACTTtatcagaaagctttgtaaaaaaggggagatttgtgctgagaattatgataattttttaaaatttgatttagtgtcagaagcagagtcaGTAGTGTGCAAGGGATATATGCTGACAGTGTGGAACGCACGTCTACTGTAAGCTTTTGTACCACAGTGTgggaacaagcaaacatgatcatATTAGttacaatataatcactttcTATGCCCAAATGTTACTAGTGACCCATTATGCCTTTTATCCTCGAACGTACTGTAGGATAGTAaaaatactatatactatataatagtGTATAAGCCCACGATTGAAAGGGAACAGGATGAAAGTAATATGAAATCTTATACAAAGTAAAAACATAGATGatggtgtcattagaaagttcattattattttatgttattctttgtctttttattttgtatttttatttattcttttatttccttttacGGTTTGGATATCTGTGAACACGTATGTGTATTagattctgatattgttgaGCAtcattgtgttgtgttattaaGATGTTGTTAACATCTACATTGTGAAGCAACACTTACTGTGTTTGCACTTATTTggaaattatattttacaaCAATAGAACTACAAGGCTGTAGCGAACAGTgcgctattgcagacttatatactatagttttaattacattattttaatatagtcagtcgtgaagtaaagtgggccggtctacggcatgaaactccagggctgaaaattACTGTCCCACTCCAGACCTGATGGCGGAGCTCTAGGTATAAAAAGGTGGGCGCTGTTTAtctgataaatactacgcactttttttattttcttcttttttttggagTGACCAGTAAGTAAATTTAGTGGAGCGGAGTGAAATCTGAGTTGAGCACAGAGCCATATTGAGCAGGGCAGCCTGGGGAGCAGAGGGAACAAATAACTCTGTGAGCAAGGAGCAAATATTCTCCCCGCTCCACTCCACTTACATGCTCTGTCATCCACCTAACTGCAAACTGCAAACTTAACGTGCTGGACCTTGAGATGAAGACGATAAAGGCTGGAGGGAAGGTTCCTCGGGACAACTCCCAAGCAGTTGCTGGACATGGTTAGGATCTCCAGGTTGTCAGAACCATTGAACGCATGATCAGGAAGCCCTGCGTCACTCAGCTTGTTGTTATGGAGATACACAGACCTGGGAGCCATGATCAAGGGACATTGCCATGTGTAAATGAACATGATTTCAGGAACAAGTGGtagatttacacaaacacacacattcctacCTCAGTTTTGGTTTATGGCCAAATGTATATAGGTAAATCCTTGTGAGCTTATTGGCAGCAAAATCAGCACTAACCAAAGAGGGTGGTAGGACTTTTGGTGCTGAGGTGAGCTGCAAGCACGACAAAAGAAACAAGACAGGACATTGTTACTGTAGAGATGGCAATGTTCACCAGTCGGTTGGTTGATCAGTCTACCGCATCGGTCTTAAGTGTATTCTCTCAACCAATATTGGATAATTTCCAAGAAATTTTGTGCAGAAATTCATGGTGCCCAGATGATATTTTCTAATGACTTTTGTGACTTTACATCTTGTTCCACCAGCAGGTCAATGTTTGTAGAGTAACTTATCGAGTGAAActcttttaattttaaatactgatccactgacttttcatctagt
The Perca fluviatilis chromosome 9, GENO_Pfluv_1.0, whole genome shotgun sequence genome window above contains:
- the podn gene encoding podocan; translated protein: MAFPKHSILQALSVLLLAWMFVHCQAPFKPEEEEEEEPLKESDTGTVVTKSEPLECPPECSCTAEGAVDCAGVDLTEFPAELSDKTRQLSLQNNKIEKITVEHISHLHQLETLNLQNNLLTTDGLEDEGFEMLEQLNYLYLANNKLTSAPKVLPPSLVSADFAANKLTRIYLYTFGHKPKLRSVYLHNNKLSDAGLPDHAFNGSDNLEILTMSSNCLGVVPRNLPSSLYRLHLKSNKLEKIPAGAFDNLPNLRELYLQNNLISNEGMDNETFSQLSSLECLDLSNNNLSVVPKGLPRNLVLLHLEKNSIRSIPGDALTSVRNLEYLLLHNNKLRSRSIHPTAFQGLKKLHTLHMYNNLLERIPRGLPKRAKTLMMLHNLITEIGRNDLALLYTLTELNLSYNKLTSPKLHREAFRKLRVLETLDLSGNSLHLMPLGLPRSLQVLEIKNNHLNSIPEGALMGMEKLRKLILSDNQLKLNSAYQGAWMELSALTTLDLSGNQLSHIPSDLPESLEYLYLQSNHISSVPASAFEGTPNIKGIFLRFNRLSVDSVDESSLAHLSNLQVLDIGTGNTDLPFKREEMEEEQET